From Blattabacterium cuenoti, a single genomic window includes:
- the nrfD gene encoding NrfD/PsrC family molybdoenzyme membrane anchor subunit, with protein sequence MLNHYDSPIRQPLVLGKKTFKNITNDILNPIKNKAGNLWWISFSISILAFLWGVGCIFYTISTGIGVWGLNKTINWAWDITNFVWWVGIGHAGTLISAVLLLFRQKWRLSINRSAEAMTIFAVIQAGLFPIIHMGRPWNAHWVLPIPNQFGSLWPNFNSPLLWDVFAISTYFSVSTVFWFMGLIPDFAMIRDRISDPFQKKIYSILSFGWGGTSKDWQRFEEISLILAGLCTPLVFSVHTIVSFDFSTSVIKGWHSTIFPPYFVAGAIFSGFAMVQTLLGVARKVLYLENYITRNHIEYMNMIILLTGWIVLLAYISEFILAWYSGNPFEKFIYFSVEASKGPFWWAFWTLIICNIIIPQFLWFKSIRRSFFWSYVIAIIINIGMWFERFDIIVLNLSHDYLPSSWTGFIPSFVDVGIFIGTIGLFFILYLLYIRVFPVISQSELKTILNPDYPDHNKK encoded by the coding sequence ATGTTAAATCATTATGATTCTCCTATTAGACAACCCTTAGTTTTGGGAAAAAAAACATTCAAAAATATTACAAATGATATTTTAAATCCTATAAAAAATAAAGCAGGAAATCTATGGTGGATATCTTTTTCCATTTCTATTTTAGCTTTTTTATGGGGAGTGGGGTGTATTTTTTATACAATTTCAACAGGTATAGGGGTATGGGGTTTAAATAAGACAATTAATTGGGCATGGGATATAACCAATTTTGTTTGGTGGGTTGGAATTGGTCACGCTGGGACTTTGATTTCAGCTGTTTTATTGTTATTTCGACAAAAATGGCGTTTATCGATTAATCGTTCAGCAGAAGCAATGACAATTTTTGCTGTCATCCAGGCTGGGTTATTTCCAATTATTCATATGGGAAGACCATGGAATGCACATTGGGTATTACCTATTCCTAATCAATTTGGATCTTTATGGCCAAATTTTAATTCTCCTTTATTATGGGATGTATTTGCTATTAGTACTTATTTTTCTGTTTCTACAGTTTTTTGGTTTATGGGGTTAATTCCAGATTTTGCAATGATACGAGATCGTATTTCAGATCCTTTTCAAAAAAAAATTTATAGTATTCTCAGTTTTGGTTGGGGAGGAACATCAAAAGATTGGCAAAGATTTGAAGAAATTTCCTTAATTTTGGCGGGTTTATGTACCCCATTAGTATTTTCTGTACATACCATAGTTTCTTTTGATTTTTCTACTTCTGTAATTAAAGGTTGGCATAGTACAATATTTCCACCTTATTTTGTAGCAGGCGCTATATTTTCAGGTTTTGCAATGGTACAAACTTTGTTAGGGGTAGCCAGGAAAGTTCTTTATTTAGAAAATTATATTACCCGAAATCATATTGAATATATGAATATGATTATTTTATTGACAGGATGGATTGTATTATTAGCTTATATTTCAGAATTTATTCTTGCTTGGTACTCAGGAAATCCTTTTGAAAAATTTATTTATTTTTCTGTAGAAGCATCTAAAGGTCCTTTTTGGTGGGCTTTTTGGACTTTGATTATTTGTAATATTATTATTCCTCAATTTTTATGGTTTAAATCTATACGGAGAAGTTTTTTTTGGTCTTATGTGATAGCTATTATTATAAATATAGGAATGTGGTTTGAAAGATTTGATATTATTGTTTTAAATCTAAGTCATGATTATCTTCCTTCTTCTTGGACTGGGTTTATCCCTTCATTTGTAGATGTTGGAATTTTTATAGGAACAATTGGACTATTTTTTATTCTTTATTTATTATATATACGTGTTTTTCCTGTGATTTCACAGTCAGAATTAAAAACAATATTGAACCCTGATTATCCTGATCATAATAAAAAATAA